A window of the Oncorhynchus kisutch isolate 150728-3 unplaced genomic scaffold, Okis_V2 Okis02a-Okis13b_hom, whole genome shotgun sequence genome harbors these coding sequences:
- the LOC116359257 gene encoding oxysterol-binding protein-related protein 10-like, protein MHRLSAVGPIAQVLSVSLLSLSTPSLSLSLSPRLSPPGVLRLLEHDEEYVFTLPCAYARSILTVPWVELGGKVTISCAKSGYSATVTFHTKPFYGGKIHRVTAEVKHNPTGTIVCKAQGEWNGTLEFTYSSGETKVINTSKLPVIRKKIRPMEKQGHYESRRLWQHVTSALRSGNIDSATEHKHCLEERQRAEGRQRAASNTPWTPKYFIKEGEGWVYHNPLWKTH, encoded by the exons GCTGTAGGACCAATAGCACAGGTGCTCTCag tctctctcctctccctctccactccctctctctctctttctctctctcctcgtctctctcctccaggtgttCTACGTCTGTTGGAGCATGATGAGGAGTATGTTTTCACTCTGCCCTGTGCCTACGCCCGCTCCATTCTTACCGTACCCTGGGTGGAGCTGGGAGGGAAAGTCACCATCAGTTGTGCCAAGAGTGGATACTCTGCCACCGTTACCTTCCATACTAAACCCTTCTATGGAGGAAAGATACACAG AGTGACAGCGGAGGTGAAGCACAACCCGACGGGGACCATAGTGTGTAAGGCCCAAGGGGAATGGAACGGTACCCTAGAGTTCACCTACAGCAGTGGAGAGACCAAGGTCATCAACACCTCCAAGCTGCCTGTCATCAGGAAGAAGATACGCCCCATGGAGAAACAGGGACACTACGAATcacg GCGTCTGTGGCAGCATGTCACCTCAGCTCTGAGATCAGGAAACATTGACTCTGCTACAGAGCACAAACACTGtctggaggagaggcagagagcagAGGGCCGACAGAGAGCTGCCTCCAACACACCCTGGACACCCAAGTACTTCATCAAGGAG ggcGAGGGCTGGGTGTATCACAACCCCTTGTGGAAGACCCACTGA